From Fundulus heteroclitus isolate FHET01 chromosome 14, MU-UCD_Fhet_4.1, whole genome shotgun sequence, the proteins below share one genomic window:
- the LOC105923917 gene encoding uncharacterized protein LOC105923917 gives MKLHHVIILILCQNSEVISVNNTPAIIQQTGIKTAKVGETVTLSCSCKHDSVTHMFWYQQSLGGKPHMISKRMKQSTEAEISPAYEKRFQVLARSGGSVNDLIITDLLALDSGTYYCVVLRIAVIEFGQGVFLHVKTSPSDTQSSIHQPKLQRLRPGESVNLSCSVYAERCAEEPDLYWLRHEELQPAVMYPSDRHCTSALNGTFNGTYCTSNLELHLVRSSDAGIYHCALASCGVVVFGEGTMIVSYQT, from the exons ATGAAGCTGCATCATGTGATTATTTTGATCCTCTGCCAAAACA GTGAAGTGATCTCTGTCAATAACACCCCGGCAATCATTCAGCAAACTGGAATTAAGACGGCTAAAGTTGGAGAGACGGTGACTTTAAGCTGCTCCTGTAAACATGACTCTGTAACTCACATGTTTTGGTACCAGCAAAGCCTGGGTGGGAAGCCTCACATGATATCAAAGCGGATGAAGCAGAGCACAGAAGCTGAAATTTCCCCTGCATATGAAAAAAGATTTCAAGTTCTTGCACGGTCTGGAGGAAGTGTCAATGATCTCATAATCACAGATCTTCTAGCCTTGGATTCAGGGACATATTACTGTGTTGTTCTAAGAATCGCTGTTATTGAATTTGGACAAGGAGTTTTCCTCCATGTCAAGACGTCTCCATCAGACACGCAGTCGTCCATCCATCAGCCAAAGCTGCAACGACTACGACCTGGTGAATCTGTGAATCTGAGCTGTAGTGTCTACGCTGAGCGCTGTGCCGAGGAGCCGGATCTCTACTGGTTGAGACATGAAGAGTTGCAACCGGCAGTCATGTATCCCAGTGACAGACACTGTACGAGTGCCTTAAATGGAACATTTAACGGTACATATTGCACTTCCAACCTTGAACTGCATCTTGTCAGGTCTTCGGATGCTGGGATCTACCACTGTGCTCTGGCCTCTTGCGGGGTAGTGGTTTTTGGAGAGGGAACTATG ATTGTGTCTTACCAAACATAA